One genomic window of Amphiura filiformis chromosome 3, Afil_fr2py, whole genome shotgun sequence includes the following:
- the LOC140147144 gene encoding uncharacterized protein yields MMQANSPLKELDNTSSLQLLVGKLPYRLKNLWRAKVYDIQEEKMRTVGFKDLVDFVSRHAQIVANPAFGTISSDTKSNSRNQQYDNKPKPRTSSFVTGTQSEEKSPQKQCLYCDTSTHTLEVCRVVQKKPYNERVATLRKLGMCFGCVKKGSHFVRDCTKRVKCIICKGRHPTVLHRERGERDPQKSEVEASTTCGLTGTGCKASVLSVVPVTVLSRDTGKKVKTYALLDSKSTAVFCSKNLKSKLAMKGTKTKIKVRTINGDKDVDTYKLAGLEVTDADGKVNIELPNVYTQDSIPVKVEDMVSKEDLTPWPYLQDITVPELLKGQRVDLLIGNNVPRALEPLEVIQSQHNGPYACRSALGWEIHGLTKSRATSTTTSMASVHRISVEDSHNELADPYNHDINERTIEDRPQNSIGDNMVVKSIHLRDGDCQMKLPLSNQEVTFPNNKSESKISHLKRKCQRKPQVGEEYNRAIREGSSPSQWQHVDTARNPADECLRAQTVKSCLSNSRWPRDPEFLWQKKTEQPSQPCNRDENQLDNNPEVKASINAIQVEEHEDPIDKLLRHYSKWNSLKRAVAYLLRLKRILLQKAKKKNNAAAKCDKEETQPRQYLEPTQESHLSAEDLQEAEEAIVRYIQQEAFAKEISALKATPDQKITCKKRQKVGSLDNLDPMIYDGVLRVGGRFRNANITDHMKHPMILPKNHHVSNLIIRHTHEHVNHQGKNNVLAELRQRFWSEFTRCPFLNWALNCCQSI; encoded by the coding sequence ATGATGCAAGCTAACAGTCCCTTGAAAGAACTGGACAACACAAGTAGTCTGCAATTGTTGGTTGGTAAACTGCCATATAGGCTTAAGAACTTATGGAGAGCCAAGGTGTATGATATACAGGAAGAGAAAATGAGAACCGTTGGTTTCAAAGACTTGGTCGACTTCGTGAGTCGCCATGCACAGATTGTCGCAAATCCAGCCTTTGGTACGATTAGCAGCGACACCAAGAGTAATAGCAGAAATCAACAATATGACAACAAACCGAAGCCAAGAACTTCAAGTTTTGTCACCGGTACCCAAAGTGAAGAGAAATCGCCTCAAAAACAGTGTCTTTACTGTGATACTTCAACACATACACTGGAAGTATGCAGGGTGGTCCAGAAGAAACCATACAATGAAAGGGTGGCTACTCTGCGGAAGCTGGGCATGTGTTTTGGCTGTGTCAAGAAAGGATCTCACTTCGTCAGAGACTGTACAAAAAGAGTCAAATGCATCATCTGCAAAGGCAGACATCCAACTGTTTTGCACCGTGAACGAGGCGAAAGAGACCCCCAGAAGTCAGAAGTAGAGGCATCAACCACATGTGGTTTGACTGGGACAGGATGCAAGGCATCGGTATTATCGGTGGTGCCGGTAACCGTACTGTCAAGAGACACAGGCAAAAAAGTCAAGACATATGCTCTGCTGGACAGCAAGAGCACTGCTGTATTCTGCTCTAAGAATCTTAAGAGTAAATTGGCTATGAaaggaacaaagacaaagatcaAGGTCCGAACCATCAATGGAGACAAAGATGTCGACACATACAAGTTAGCAGGTTTGGAGGTAACGGATGCAGATGGTAAAGTCAACATTGAGTTACCTAACGTTTATACCCAGGACTCCATACCAGTCAAGGTGGAAGATATGGTCTCCAAAGAAGACCTGACTCCATGGCCATATTTACAAGATATAACAGTACCTGAGTTGCTGAAAGGGCAGAGAGTCGACCTGCTCATTGGGAATAATGTCCCAAGAGCATTGGAACCACTGGAAGTCATCCAGAGTCAACACAACGGTCCATACGCATGTAGATCAGCATTAGGCTGGGAGATACATGGGCTTACAAAGTCAAGAgctacatcaacaacaacaagtaTGGCTTCTGTACATAGAATCTCTGTTGAGGACTCGCATAATGAGTTGGCCGACCCGTACAACCATGATATTAATGAGCGGACGATAGAAGACAGACCGCAAAATTCAATAGGTGACAACATGGTGGTGAAGTCGATTCATTTAAGGGACGGCGACTGTCAGATGAAGCTGCCACTTAGTAACCAGGAAGTTACATTCCCAAACAACAAGTCAGAAAGTAAAATCTCACACCTGAAGAGAAAATGCCAAAGAAAACCACAGGTCGGGGAAGAATATAACAGAGCCATAAGAGAAGGTTCTTCACCCTCACAATGGCAACATGTTGATACGGCAAGGAACCCGGCTGATGAATGCTTGCGGGCTCAAACAGTAAAAAGTTGTCTCAGCAACAGTAGATGGCCTAGAGATCCAGAATTTCTATGGCAGAAGAAGACTGAACAGCCAAGTCAACCATGTAACAGGGACGAGAACCAATTGGATAATAATCCAGAAGTCAAGGCATCCATTAACGCCATTCAAGTAGAGGAACATGAAGATCCTATTGACAAACTACTGCGACATTATTCCAAGTGGAATTCCTTGAAGAGAGCGGTCGCATACCTACTGAGACTCAAAAGAATACTGCTGCAAAAagctaaaaagaaaaacaatgcaGCTGCCAAATGTGACAAAGAAGAAACCCAACCTAGACAATACTTGGAACCAACTCAAGAGTCCCACCTGTCAGCGGAGGATCTCCAGGAAGCAGAGGAAGCAATTGTTCGCTATATCCAGCAAGAAGCATTTGCTAAGGAGATCAGTGCTCTGAAAGCTACACCGGATCAGAAGATCacgtgtaagaagagacagaaagTAGGTTCCTTAGACAATCTGGATCCTATGATATATGATGGGGTACTACGAGTTGGTGGAAGATTCCGCAACGCTAATATAACAGATCACATGAAGCATCCAATGATTCTGCCAAAGAACCATCATGTTTCAAACCTGATTATAAGGCACACACATGAACATGTCAACCATCAGGGCAAAAACAATGTCTTAGCAGAACTGAGGCAGAGATTTTGGAGTGAATTTACAAGGTGTCCGTTTCTAAATTGGGCACTCAATTGTTGTCAGTCAATTTAG